A genome region from Manis pentadactyla isolate mManPen7 chromosome 5, mManPen7.hap1, whole genome shotgun sequence includes the following:
- the LOC118920115 gene encoding sodium-dependent phosphate transport protein 2B-like has product MVTWPELENAQPNASKYIEGTTGQESTGPAKGKETDKSDTGTPVTKIELLPSYSTVALIEEPTGDADPWDLPVLQSTGIKWSERDPKGKLLCVFQGTGKFILFLGFLYLFVCSLDVLSSAFQLVGGKVAGQFFSNNSVMSNPVAGLVIGVLVTVLIQSSSTSTSIIVSMVASSLLTVRFAIPIVMGANVGTSITNTLVALMQAGDQSEFRRAFAGATVHDFFNWLSVLVLLPLEAATHYLENLTDLVVNTLHFKNGEDDLALLKVITDPFTELVIQLDKKVINQIAMNDEAAKDMSLIKIWCKTFTNVTQMNVTVPSPENCTSPSFCWTNGSHTWTIRNVSHQENIARCQHVFVNSSLPDLVVGVILLLVSLLVLCGCLIMIVKILGSVLKGQVAVIIKKMLNTDFPFPFAWLTGYLAVLVGAGMTFMVQSSSVFTSAMTPLIGIGVISIERAYPLTLGSNIGTTTTAILAALASPGNTLRSSLQIALCHFFFNISGILLWYPIPFTRLPIRLAKGLGNISAKYRWFAIFYLIIFFFLIPLAVFGLSLAGWPVLVGVGAPVIFVLLLVVLLKLLQSRCPGALPAKLRSWHFLPLWMRSLQPWDDVISLLVGCCQRRCCRVCCLLCGCGRCCRCSKCCEDLPEAQDTPIKAPEAFDNAAMSQDALDEDPKSQAEAPGTETMSSSTAL; this is encoded by the exons ATGGTGACTTGGCCGGAGTTGGAAAATGCCCAGCCCAACGCCAGTAAATACATCGAAGGGACCACAGGTCAGGAGTCCACCGGGCCTGCGAAAGGCAAGGAGACTGACAAAA GTGACACGGGGACCCCAGTAACCAAGATTGAACTTCTGCCATCCTACTCTACTGTCGCACTGATAGAGGAGCCCACAGGGGATGCAGACCCCTGGGACCTGCCCGTGCTTCAGAGCACTGGGATCAAGTGGTCAG AGAGAGACCCCAAAGGGAAGCTCCTCTGTGTCTTCCAAGGGACTGGGAAATTCATTCTGTTCCTGGGATTTCTCTACTTGTTCGTGTGCTCCTTGGATGTGCTCAGCAGTGCCTTTCAGCTGGTTGGAG GAAAGGTGGCCGGGCAGTTCTTCAGCAACAACTCTGTTATGTCCAACCCAGTAGCTGGGCTGGTGATTGGTGTGCTGGTGACCGTCCTGATACAGAGCTCCAGCACCTCCACATCCATCATCGTCAGCATGGTGGCCTCCTCAT TGCTGACCGTGCGGTTCGCTATCCCTATTGTCATGGGGGCCAACGTTGGGACCTCAATCACCAACACCTTGGTGGCGCTCATGCAGGCAGGAGACCAGAGTGAGTTCAGAAG GGCTTTTGCAGGGGCCACCGTCCACGACTTCTTCAACTGGCTCTCCGTGCTTGTGCTCTTGCCCCTGGAGGCTGCCACCCATTACCTGGAGAACCTGACTGATCTGGTGGTGAACACATTACATTTCAAAAATGGAGAAGATGACCTGGCACTTCTGAAAGTGATCACAGATCCCTTCACGGAGCTCGTTATCCAG CTGGATAAAAAAGTTATCAATCAAATTGCAATGAATGATGAAGCAGCAAAAGACATGAGTCTGATCAAGATTTGGTGCAAAACGTTTACCAACGTG ACTCAGATGAATGTCACTGTCCCCTCACCTGAAAACTGCACCTCGCCTTCCTTCTGTTGGACGAATGGCTCCCACACCTGGACCATCAGGAATGTGAGCCACCAGGAGAATATCGCCAGAT GCCAGCACGTCTTTGTGAATTCCAGTCTCCCGGATCTGGTTGTGGGCGTCATCCTGCTGCTGGTCTCCCTGCTGGTCCTCTGCGGCTGCCTGATCATGATCGTCAAGATCCTGGGCTCTGTGCTTAAGGGGCAGGTAGCCGTCATCATCAAGAAGATGCTCAACACAG atttcccttttccctttgccTGGTTGACTGGCTACCTGGCTGTCCTCGTGGGGGCAGGCATGACTTTCATGGTGCAGAGCAGCTCCGTGTTCACGTCTGCTATGACTCCATTGATTG GTATCGGTGTGATAAGCATTGAGAGGGCGTATCCGCTCACGCTGGGCTCTAACATCGGCACTACCACCACTGCCATCCTGGCCGCCTTAGCCAGTCCAGGCAACACTCTAAGGAGCTCCCTCCAG ATTGCACTGTGCCACTTTTTCTTCAACATCTCAGGCATCTTGCTGTGGTACCCAATCCCATTCACCCGCCTGCCCATCCGCCTGGCCAAGGGACTGGGCAACATCTCAGCCAAGTACCGCTGGTTTGCCATCTTCTACCTCATCATCTTCTTCTTCCTGATCCCGCTGGCGGTGTTCGGCCTCTCGCTGGCCGGCTGGCCCGTGCTGGTGGGCGTGGGGGCGCCCGTCATCTTCGTGCTCCTCCTGGTGGTGCTGCTCAAGCTCCTGCAGTCCCGCTGCCCCGGCGCCCTGCCCGCGAAGCTGCGGAGCTGGCACTTCCTGCCACTGTGGATgcgctccctgcagccctgggacgACGTCATCTCGCTGCTCGTTGGCTGCTGCCAGAGACGCTGCTGCCGCGTATGCTGCCTGCTGTGTGGCTGCGGCAGGTGCTGTCGCTGCAGCAAGTGCTGCGAGGACCTCCCGGAGGCGCAGGACACCCCCATCAAGGCCCCTGAGGCCTTTGACAACGCGGCCATGAGCCAAGATGCCCTGGACGAGGACCCCAAGTCCCAAGCAGAAGCCCCGGGCACGGAGACCATGTCCAGCAGCACAGCCTTGTAG